One Azospirillum brasilense DNA segment encodes these proteins:
- a CDS encoding IclR family transcriptional regulator: MKAGKTTRTGGMADGMAGGMAGGDAQQADAAPAVKPKADPRESSLFVGSTEKTFQILHAFDGPHRQMPLSEIAKAAGLDRSAAQRLVYTLETLGYLRRVHGTRNYALSPKLLQFSYNYLRANELIEKASPYLLEISRSVGETANLQELDGHEIVFVARFPGRHLVNIDIMVGSRLPAYFTASGTAILSRLSEEEREEILARTDLRPLTPFTVNDPGRLRARVQEAAEKGYAVVTNETVMGDISVAAAITDEHGHAVAGLNISVPTTRWTPESAEQELARHVQVAATSISVNKFAGYPR; the protein is encoded by the coding sequence ATGAAGGCCGGAAAGACCACCAGAACGGGCGGCATGGCGGACGGTATGGCGGGCGGTATGGCGGGCGGCGACGCCCAGCAGGCCGATGCCGCGCCGGCCGTCAAGCCGAAGGCCGACCCGCGCGAGTCGTCGCTGTTCGTCGGCTCGACCGAGAAGACCTTCCAGATCCTGCACGCCTTCGACGGCCCGCACCGGCAGATGCCGCTGTCCGAGATCGCCAAGGCGGCGGGGCTTGACCGCAGCGCCGCCCAGCGGCTGGTCTACACGCTGGAGACGCTGGGCTATCTGCGGCGCGTCCACGGCACGCGCAACTACGCGCTCAGCCCGAAGCTGCTCCAGTTCTCCTACAACTACCTGCGGGCGAACGAACTGATCGAGAAGGCATCGCCCTACCTGCTGGAGATCAGCCGCAGCGTCGGCGAGACCGCCAACCTCCAGGAGCTGGACGGCCACGAGATCGTCTTCGTTGCCCGTTTCCCCGGCCGGCATCTGGTGAACATCGACATCATGGTCGGCAGCCGGCTGCCCGCCTACTTCACCGCGTCGGGCACCGCCATCCTGTCGCGCCTGTCGGAGGAGGAGCGGGAGGAGATCCTGGCCCGCACCGACCTCCGCCCGCTCACCCCCTTCACGGTGAACGACCCCGGCCGGCTGCGCGCCCGCGTCCAGGAGGCGGCGGAAAAAGGCTATGCCGTGGTGACCAACGAGACGGTGATGGGCGACATCTCGGTCGCCGCCGCCATCACCGACGAGCATGGGCACGCGGTCGCCGGCCTGAACATCTCCGTCCCCACCACCCGCTGGACGCCGGAGTCAGCCGAGCAGGAACTCGCCCGGCATGTGCAGGTGGCGGCGACCTCCATTTCCGTCAACAAATTCGCCGGCTATCCGCGGTAG
- a CDS encoding ABC transporter permease subunit, translating into MSHAAPRRGAPPAWRKPVLMGAPIVLLLTVFLVLPVGQLLALSVYNGQGFTLAPYQQLFSSSLYVTVLWITLKISLATTLVAVAGAYPIAYLISITKGPAKSRLIFWVLLAFWTSFLVRAFAWVIILGRNGVINGTLMSLGIIDRPIDLLYGFGSVLVGMVHAMLPLAVMTMLAVMENIDRTLPRAASTLGARPGTAFWTVYFPLSLPGVAAAAIMVFVTAIGFFIVPALLGGRRETMITQLIIDQIQQTLNWGLAGAISVLLLTVVLAVFVLYDRVFGFATLTGETAGAAHNRDTAMRRLGGRVLGLLGAASDALLGLFPRRRPRGTGEMPSAALRTLVWTMLVLISLPAFLMIPLSFGKAGLAWPPTGFSLQWYEQLFQSPLWMQALTRSLVVAFGTGLLSMAIGVPAAFLMVRSRMRGKGAMLAFILSPVIVPRMIIAVGMFYLFAQMGLVGTILGLVIGHTVVAVPYVVMTMTAVLRNYDTRLDLAAQSLGARPLAALRHVTFPILGAGMLSSFLFAFATSFDELTISLFSSGGLSATLPKQFWDEVTLQVSPVIAAVSTGLLVFVAVLIYAADRLRRRSLAS; encoded by the coding sequence ATGTCTCACGCCGCTCCACGGCGCGGCGCCCCGCCGGCCTGGCGCAAGCCGGTGCTGATGGGCGCCCCCATCGTCCTGCTCCTCACCGTCTTCCTGGTCCTCCCGGTCGGGCAGCTCCTGGCGCTCAGCGTCTACAACGGCCAGGGCTTCACGCTGGCGCCTTACCAGCAGCTTTTCTCGTCCAGCCTCTACGTCACCGTGCTGTGGATCACGCTGAAGATCTCGCTGGCGACGACGCTGGTCGCGGTGGCCGGGGCCTACCCCATCGCCTACCTGATCTCCATCACCAAGGGGCCGGCGAAGAGCCGTCTGATCTTCTGGGTGCTGCTGGCCTTCTGGACCAGCTTCCTGGTGCGCGCCTTCGCCTGGGTGATCATCCTCGGCCGCAACGGCGTCATCAACGGCACGCTGATGTCGCTGGGCATCATCGACCGGCCCATCGACCTGCTCTATGGCTTCGGCTCGGTGCTGGTCGGCATGGTGCATGCCATGCTGCCGCTGGCGGTGATGACGATGCTGGCGGTGATGGAGAACATCGACCGCACGCTGCCCCGCGCCGCCAGCACGCTCGGCGCGCGTCCCGGCACCGCCTTCTGGACTGTTTATTTCCCACTGTCGCTGCCCGGCGTCGCCGCCGCGGCGATCATGGTCTTCGTGACGGCCATCGGCTTCTTCATCGTGCCGGCCCTGCTCGGCGGGCGGCGCGAGACGATGATCACCCAGCTCATCATCGACCAGATCCAGCAAACGCTGAACTGGGGCCTGGCGGGCGCCATCTCGGTGCTGCTGCTGACGGTGGTGCTGGCGGTGTTCGTCCTCTACGACCGCGTCTTCGGCTTCGCGACGCTGACCGGCGAGACCGCGGGGGCCGCGCACAACCGCGACACCGCCATGCGGCGGCTGGGCGGCCGGGTGCTCGGGCTGCTGGGTGCCGCGAGCGACGCCCTGCTCGGCCTGTTCCCGCGCCGCCGCCCGCGCGGCACCGGCGAGATGCCGTCGGCCGCCCTGCGGACGCTGGTGTGGACGATGCTGGTGCTGATCAGCCTGCCGGCCTTCCTGATGATCCCGCTGTCCTTCGGCAAGGCCGGTCTGGCCTGGCCGCCCACCGGCTTCTCCCTGCAATGGTACGAGCAGCTCTTCCAGTCGCCGCTGTGGATGCAGGCGCTGACCCGCTCGCTGGTGGTGGCCTTCGGCACCGGCCTGCTGTCGATGGCGATCGGCGTGCCGGCGGCCTTCCTGATGGTGCGCAGCCGGATGCGGGGCAAGGGCGCGATGCTGGCCTTCATCCTGTCGCCGGTGATCGTGCCGCGCATGATCATCGCGGTCGGCATGTTCTACCTGTTCGCCCAGATGGGGCTGGTCGGCACCATCCTGGGTCTGGTGATCGGCCACACGGTCGTCGCCGTCCCCTATGTGGTGATGACGATGACGGCGGTGCTGCGCAACTACGACACCCGGCTCGACCTCGCGGCGCAGAGCCTGGGCGCCCGTCCGCTGGCCGCGCTGCGCCACGTCACCTTCCCGATCCTGGGCGCCGGCATGCTGTCGTCCTTCCTGTTCGCCTTCGCCACCTCCTTCGACGAGCTGACCATCTCGCTGTTCTCGTCGGGTGGGCTCAGCGCCACCCTGCCCAAGCAGTTCTGGGACGAGGTGACGCTGCAGGTCTCCCCCGTCATCGCGGCGGTGTCGACCGGTCTCCTCGTCTTCGTCGCGGTGCTGATCTACGCCGCGGACCGGCTGCGCCGGCGCAGCCTGGCCTCCTGA
- a CDS encoding heavy metal translocating P-type ATPase, with protein sequence MQDETMEAAPPVTGQALRYKVAGMDCPSCVGKIETALHRLPGASGVGLNHHSQILRLTLDEATTPRATVEATIRGLGFGVEPADTIHISEGGGETFDPAARPEPRWWQTGRGRIAILIALLVGGGYLLSWLAPGVADHAPLPAALFGLAVFGRRAVRLARSGSPFSIEMLMSVATLGALAIGETEEAAVVVLLFAIGELLEGVAAGTARSGIRALSALVPRSALLIEGESARAVPVERLEVGQLVLVRPGDRVSADGVVEEGESDIDESPVTGESVPVAKAVGSPVFAGGINATGVLRVRVTRKASDNTIARIVQLVEEAQAAKSPTARWIERFSARYTPAVIAVSVLTVLVPPLAFGGDWHSWIYRGLALLLIGCPCALVLSTPAAIASGIAAGARRGLLIKGGAALEAIGKVRTIAFDKTGTLTLGQPRVTDIVPLDGNERTLLGLAATVENGSAHPLARAILERAAADGVPLRPAHDRKAVPGRAVQAVVGGRLIEVGSPRHAVERGGAGALPADTVAAFEEEGKTVAAVLADGRAIGLLALRDEPRPDAARGIAALRGLGVRSVMLTGDNRRTGQAVARTLGLAVEAELLPEDKMRAIAGLKGQGTVAMIGDGVNDGPALAAADVGIAMGGGTDVALETADAALLGNRVEGVAELVILSRATLANIHQNVAFALGLKAIFLVTTLFGVTDLWLAILADTGATIIVTLNALRLLRRNGGSLPASQPAA encoded by the coding sequence ATGCAGGACGAGACGATGGAGGCCGCCCCGCCAGTCACCGGGCAGGCCTTGCGCTACAAGGTGGCGGGCATGGATTGCCCGAGCTGCGTCGGCAAGATCGAAACCGCGTTGCACCGTCTGCCGGGAGCGTCCGGCGTCGGGCTCAACCACCATTCGCAGATCCTGCGGCTGACGCTGGACGAGGCGACGACGCCGCGCGCGACGGTCGAGGCGACGATCCGCGGGCTCGGCTTCGGGGTGGAGCCCGCCGATACGATCCACATTTCCGAGGGCGGCGGCGAAACGTTTGATCCCGCCGCCCGGCCGGAGCCCCGCTGGTGGCAGACCGGCCGGGGCCGTATCGCCATTCTGATCGCGCTGCTGGTCGGGGGCGGTTATCTGCTGTCCTGGCTGGCGCCGGGCGTGGCGGATCACGCGCCGCTGCCCGCTGCCCTGTTCGGGCTGGCCGTCTTCGGGCGCCGCGCCGTCCGGCTCGCCCGCTCCGGTTCGCCCTTCAGCATCGAAATGCTGATGTCGGTGGCGACCCTGGGCGCGCTCGCCATCGGCGAGACGGAGGAGGCCGCGGTGGTCGTCCTGCTCTTCGCCATCGGCGAGCTGCTGGAGGGCGTCGCCGCCGGAACCGCCCGGTCGGGCATCCGGGCACTGTCGGCGCTGGTTCCGCGGTCCGCGCTGCTGATCGAGGGGGAGAGCGCCCGCGCGGTGCCGGTGGAGCGGCTGGAGGTCGGGCAGCTCGTGCTCGTCCGGCCCGGCGACCGCGTGTCCGCCGACGGCGTGGTGGAGGAAGGCGAGTCCGACATCGACGAATCCCCGGTGACCGGCGAGTCCGTGCCGGTCGCCAAGGCCGTGGGCTCACCGGTCTTCGCCGGCGGCATCAACGCCACCGGGGTGCTGCGCGTCCGCGTCACCCGCAAGGCGTCGGACAACACCATTGCCCGCATCGTCCAGCTCGTCGAGGAGGCGCAGGCCGCCAAATCGCCCACCGCGCGCTGGATCGAGCGGTTCAGCGCCCGCTACACACCCGCCGTCATCGCCGTGTCGGTCCTAACCGTCCTGGTGCCGCCGCTGGCCTTCGGCGGGGACTGGCACAGCTGGATCTACCGTGGTTTGGCGCTGCTGCTGATCGGTTGTCCCTGCGCGCTGGTCCTCTCCACCCCGGCGGCCATCGCCTCCGGGATCGCCGCGGGCGCCCGGCGCGGCCTGCTCATCAAGGGCGGTGCCGCGCTGGAGGCGATCGGCAAGGTGCGGACCATCGCCTTTGACAAGACCGGCACGCTGACCCTGGGGCAACCGCGGGTCACCGACATCGTTCCGCTCGACGGAAATGAGCGCACACTGCTCGGCCTCGCCGCCACCGTCGAGAACGGCTCGGCCCACCCGCTGGCCCGCGCCATCCTGGAGCGCGCGGCGGCGGACGGCGTGCCGCTGCGCCCGGCGCATGACCGCAAGGCCGTTCCGGGGCGGGCGGTGCAAGCGGTGGTCGGCGGGCGCCTGATCGAGGTCGGCTCCCCCCGCCACGCCGTCGAGCGGGGCGGCGCCGGGGCCTTGCCCGCCGACACCGTCGCCGCCTTCGAGGAGGAGGGCAAGACGGTCGCCGCGGTCCTGGCGGACGGACGGGCCATCGGCCTTCTGGCGCTGCGCGACGAGCCGCGGCCCGACGCCGCCCGGGGGATTGCCGCGTTGCGCGGGCTCGGCGTGCGAAGCGTCATGCTGACCGGCGACAACCGCCGCACTGGACAGGCGGTCGCCCGGACGCTTGGCCTGGCGGTCGAAGCCGAACTCCTGCCGGAGGACAAGATGCGCGCGATCGCCGGCCTGAAGGGGCAGGGAACGGTCGCGATGATCGGCGACGGCGTCAACGACGGTCCGGCCTTGGCCGCCGCCGACGTCGGCATCGCCATGGGCGGCGGCACCGACGTCGCGCTGGAGACCGCCGATGCGGCCCTGCTGGGCAACCGGGTCGAGGGGGTGGCCGAACTCGTCATCCTGTCGCGGGCGACCCTGGCCAACATCCATCAGAACGTCGCCTTCGCCCTCGGCCTGAAGGCAATTTTCCTGGTGACGACGCTGTTCGGCGTCACCGACCTGTGGCTGGCCATCCTGGCGGACACCGGCGCCACCATCATCGTCACGCTCAACGCGTTGCGCCTGCTCCGCCGCAACGGCGGCAGCCTCCCGGCTTCGCAGCCGGCTGCTTGA
- a CDS encoding cation diffusion facilitator family transporter, translating into MPTVTESSERKVFWVMLLTGGFMLAEVVGGIVSGSLALLADAGHMLTDFAALALAWFAFRLGRRPADPLRSYGYHRFQVVAAYTNGISLFAIALWIVVEAVGRLFDPVEVMGPQMLVIATLGLLVNILAFWILSRGGDGNLNVRGAAVHVLGDLLGSVGAIAAALIILWTGWMPIDPILSVVVALLILRSAWRITKEAGHILLEGTPPGIDAASVGAALGEVAGVSDVHHVHVWSLNTERLLLTLHAVVEDGADRNRVLRDVNRILEERFGIRHATVQLEHGGCAHADQGHR; encoded by the coding sequence ATGCCGACCGTGACCGAAAGCAGCGAGCGCAAGGTCTTCTGGGTGATGCTGCTGACCGGCGGCTTCATGCTGGCCGAGGTGGTGGGCGGCATCGTTTCAGGCTCGCTGGCGCTGCTCGCCGACGCCGGGCACATGCTGACCGACTTCGCGGCGCTGGCGCTCGCCTGGTTCGCCTTCCGCCTGGGCCGCCGCCCGGCCGACCCGCTGCGCTCCTACGGTTACCACCGCTTCCAGGTGGTGGCCGCCTACACCAACGGGATCAGCCTGTTCGCCATCGCGCTGTGGATCGTCGTCGAGGCGGTCGGACGTCTCTTCGATCCGGTCGAGGTGATGGGACCCCAGATGCTGGTCATCGCCACGCTGGGGCTGCTGGTCAACATCCTCGCCTTCTGGATCCTGAGCCGCGGCGGGGACGGGAACCTCAACGTCCGCGGGGCCGCCGTCCATGTCCTCGGCGATCTTCTCGGCTCGGTCGGTGCCATCGCCGCCGCTCTGATCATCCTGTGGACCGGCTGGATGCCCATCGACCCGATCCTTTCGGTGGTGGTCGCCCTGCTCATCCTGCGCAGCGCCTGGAGGATCACCAAGGAGGCCGGGCACATCCTCCTCGAAGGCACCCCGCCGGGCATCGACGCGGCCAGCGTCGGCGCCGCCCTGGGCGAGGTCGCCGGGGTGTCGGACGTCCACCATGTCCATGTCTGGTCGCTCAACACGGAGCGTCTCCTGCTGACCCTGCACGCGGTCGTCGAGGACGGCGCCGACCGGAACCGGGTGCTGCGCGACGTCAACCGGATCCTTGAGGAGCGGTTCGGCATCCGGCACGCCACGGTGCAGCTGGAGCACGGCGGCTGCGCCCACGCCGACCAGGGACACCGGTGA
- the lspA gene encoding signal peptidase II — protein MKTTWAAPSAGLRLAGAIGAIVLVLDQLSKWAALEHLLEPPRLIEVAPFLNLVLGFNTGVSFGLLENDSAYGPWLLSGAALLVVAVLVVWAARSDSRAEAASFGAIAGGAVGNVVDRLRQGAVTDFIDLHAFGWHWPTFNVADIGITGGVGLLLISGLWPRQTDKQS, from the coding sequence ATGAAGACGACATGGGCGGCCCCGTCCGCCGGCCTGAGACTGGCGGGTGCCATCGGTGCCATCGTCCTGGTCCTTGACCAGCTCAGCAAATGGGCCGCGCTGGAGCATCTGCTGGAACCGCCGCGGCTGATCGAGGTGGCGCCCTTCCTGAATTTGGTGCTCGGCTTCAACACCGGCGTCAGCTTTGGGCTTCTGGAGAACGACAGCGCCTACGGACCCTGGCTGCTTTCCGGGGCCGCGCTGCTCGTCGTCGCGGTTCTGGTGGTCTGGGCCGCCCGCTCGGACAGCCGCGCCGAGGCGGCAAGTTTCGGCGCCATCGCGGGCGGTGCGGTGGGCAACGTCGTGGATCGCCTGCGCCAGGGCGCCGTCACCGACTTCATCGACCTTCATGCCTTCGGGTGGCACTGGCCGACCTTCAACGTCGCCGACATCGGGATCACCGGCGGCGTCGGGCTGCTGCTGATCTCCGGGCTGTGGCCGCGACAGACCGACAAGCAGTCCTGA
- the dapA gene encoding 4-hydroxy-tetrahydrodipicolinate synthase → MLDATKLRGILPATPTPVTADGTIDVAASKALFSWLNRQGIDGVVPLGGTGEYGALARAERNRFAALTVEAMAGRKPVIAGVLDTGYHDALAAGRDFAAAGVDGLLVLTPYYTNPTQAGIRDYFLRYADESPVPILIYEIPYRTRIAVDPEVLHELSRHERIVGMKACNTDMYHFLRTMAGLDPSFAMLSGEDTLFPLHVAAGAKGGIVVTANLLPRAWRLVFDLASSGKTAEALEVHRTLIPMMNLAFAETNPGPMKSVMDLIGVNAPAMLPPLREPRAELREALKSELSRLLTTYEGLPAAAVA, encoded by the coding sequence ATGCTCGACGCCACCAAACTCCGCGGCATTCTGCCCGCCACCCCGACGCCGGTGACCGCCGACGGCACCATCGACGTCGCGGCCTCGAAGGCGCTGTTCTCCTGGCTGAACCGCCAGGGGATCGACGGGGTGGTTCCGCTGGGCGGCACCGGCGAGTACGGCGCGCTGGCGCGGGCCGAGCGCAACCGCTTCGCCGCGCTGACGGTCGAGGCGATGGCGGGCAGGAAGCCGGTCATCGCCGGCGTCCTCGACACCGGCTATCACGACGCCCTGGCCGCTGGCCGCGATTTCGCGGCGGCCGGCGTGGACGGCCTTCTGGTCCTGACGCCCTACTACACCAACCCGACCCAGGCCGGCATCCGCGACTACTTCCTGCGCTACGCCGACGAGTCGCCGGTGCCGATCCTGATCTACGAGATCCCCTACCGCACCCGCATCGCCGTCGATCCGGAGGTGCTGCACGAGCTGTCGCGCCACGAGCGGATCGTCGGCATGAAGGCCTGCAACACCGACATGTACCATTTCCTGCGCACCATGGCCGGGCTGGACCCGTCCTTCGCCATGCTGAGCGGCGAGGACACCCTGTTCCCACTGCATGTGGCCGCGGGGGCCAAGGGCGGCATCGTGGTCACGGCCAACCTCCTGCCGCGCGCCTGGCGCCTGGTCTTCGACCTCGCCTCGTCCGGCAAGACCGCCGAAGCGCTGGAGGTCCACCGCACCCTCATCCCGATGATGAACCTCGCCTTCGCCGAGACCAACCCCGGCCCGATGAAGTCGGTGATGGACCTGATCGGCGTGAACGCCCCGGCGATGCTGCCGCCGCTGCGCGAGCCGCGGGCGGAGCTGCGCGAGGCGCTGAAAAGCGAACTGTCGCGCCTCCTGACCACCTATGAAGGGCTGCCGGCCGCCGCGGTGGCCTGA
- a CDS encoding DsbA family protein, whose translation MTVLPFNRRRAVTLLGAIGLLAGALMALAQSPAAAPAPEVPATATTPRILGSPDAPVEVVEYASLTCHHCATFHNEVLPQVKKELIDTGKIRIVYRDFPLDRAALDAAVLTRCVPPGRYFAILSVLFAKQDDWSHAKDPRESLTRYGLLAGLPKETYQACLDDQALSDAILQSRLDGAEKHQIDSTPSFVIDGKTHKGVLSYEAFLNALRPLLPPS comes from the coding sequence ATGACCGTCCTTCCGTTCAACCGACGCCGGGCGGTGACGCTGCTCGGCGCCATCGGCCTGCTGGCCGGCGCCCTCATGGCCCTGGCGCAATCCCCGGCCGCCGCACCAGCTCCGGAGGTCCCCGCGACGGCGACGACCCCGCGCATCCTTGGCAGCCCCGACGCGCCCGTCGAGGTCGTCGAATACGCGTCCCTCACCTGCCACCACTGCGCCACCTTCCACAACGAGGTGCTGCCCCAGGTGAAGAAGGAGCTGATCGACACCGGCAAGATTCGCATCGTCTACCGGGATTTCCCGCTGGACCGGGCCGCTCTCGATGCCGCCGTCCTGACCCGCTGCGTGCCACCCGGACGGTACTTCGCCATCCTGTCGGTGCTGTTCGCCAAGCAGGACGACTGGTCCCATGCCAAGGACCCGCGTGAAAGCCTGACCCGCTACGGCCTGCTGGCGGGATTGCCGAAGGAGACCTACCAAGCGTGTCTGGACGATCAGGCTCTCAGCGACGCCATCCTTCAGTCGCGCCTTGACGGTGCGGAAAAGCACCAGATCGATTCGACCCCGTCTTTCGTGATCGACGGCAAGACGCACAAGGGGGTGCTGAGCTACGAGGCGTTCTTGAACGCCTTGCGACCGCTCCTGCCGCCGTCCTGA